From Chloroflexota bacterium:
CTCAATTTCATCGAGGGTATTAACCTGGGCATATAACTGCAAATCTTCTCCGGCGGTGATTTGCTGCACAAAACTGCGCGAAAGGGAAGAACGATCCAAATCCAGCACCGCAATGGGCACATTCTGAATATCCACCGTTAGGGCGTAGGCCATCAGCAGCAACAGCACCGTTGGTGTAATTAGCACCAAAATCAACGTGCTGCGATCGCGCAGGATATGGTGAAATTCTTTCCGGGTGACGGCCCAAATTTGTCGCAGGTTCATGGTTTATGTCTATCGGTGTTCCATCTGGCGGATCAATGAAATAAAGGCTTCTTCCATGCGGATGGGGGCGATGCGGGCGGTTTTATAAGCGAGCTGTTGATTGGCGAAGGCCTCCTGAATCTCGATTAATCGTTGAGGGCCGTCATCGACGAGCAGGTGCAGCGCCTCGCCGTAGGTTTGGGCCTCGATGACTCCCTCGAGGGTGAGTGCCAGACGATGGGCCTGGTGCCAGTCTTCGGGGAATATCTCGATTAAATCGCTCTGCAATTGCCCACGGATATTGGCTGGAGTATCACAGATCACAAGCTGCCCCTCATACATGAGTCCCACCCGCGAGCAACGGTCGGCTTCATCCATATAGGGGGTGCTGACAATAATCGTCGTCCTGTTGAGATGTAACTCAGTGAGAATGTTCCAGAACTCGCGCCGCGAGACAGGGTCCACCCCGGTGGTGGGTTCATCCAGTAGCAAGATGGGTGGCTCATGGATCAGCGTGCAGGCCAGCGCCAGCTTTTTCTGCATCCCCCCAGAGAGATGCGCGGCGCGGCGGTCCTTGAACTCCGTCAGCCCGGCGAAAGCCAGCAAGCGCTCGGCGCGTTCTTTTTGCGCCGCGGGGCTGACATCGTAAATCTCGGCGAAAAATAGCAGGTTTTCAAGCACGCTCAATTTGCCATACAAGCTGAAGGCCTGCGCCATATATCCGATGCGTTGCTTAATCGCTTCGGGCTGCGCGGCCAGATCAAACCCGGCGATTGTGCCTGACCCCTCACTGACGTATAATAGCCCCGCCAGCAAGCGCAGGGTGGTGGTTTTACCCGCGCCATCTGGCCCAACCAGGCCAAAAAGCTCGCCGGGCTGGATGGATAAATCCAGACTGTCTACGGCGCGGTTTTCCTTGAATTTGCGCGTCAGGGTATGGGTTTTGATAATGGGGAGCATGGGAATCAGGTGATTCGGGATTGAGTGATTGACTGACTTATACTTGCGCTATTGTTTCTTCGCCACGCGGATCAGCCACAAAACTGCCAGCGCACCCAATGCTGGTTCGGTAGCCAAGCCAATGTTGCGCATCATTGGGCTGAAACCCATCGCCGGGATCACATACCAATCCATCAGGCCGATGGCAATCGCGGCGATAACCGCAACGACAAAATCGCCCTGCACCCCAAAGGGACGGTTGTCTTTCCAGATCAGGCCTGCTACCCAACCCACAGTTAGACCCACAACGATCATCGCAAGAACAAGATAAAAAATAGTCATTTGTGCCTCCGCGAGTAAATTATGTGAAAAATAACCGACTGGATAGTCAGTTATTATCTTAGCGGAAATTCAACCTTTGTCAAGTAGGTAAGAAAAATTGGCGGTAAAATATGGTCTTGCAAGCTGAATATAACTGCTGTCATTCTGAACGGAGCCTTTCATCAAACTCAGGGCAAACTCCTTGGAGTGAAGAATCCCCAAAGCCTGATGGGAAAAAGACGCTGCACAGGTAACCGATTTAGCCGTTCTGCTGGGATTCCTCGCTTTGCTCGGAATGACAGACAAAAAATGTAAAGGAGCTATTTTGTCACGAGTTATTAACCCAAATTTACCCGGAACCGAGCGCAACCGCCTCAAGCGCGGCCTGGCGCTGGCGTTGCGTGAAATGATGAAAGAACCCGAACCGAACAGCCGCACCCGCGATCTGGCGGCCTTCATGGTGTTGTCGCTTGAAGCCATTGATGCCACCGTGGAAACCACTGTCGTTGCCTGGGAGAAGCGCGATTACTGGGTCAAGGCCGACCGCTTTCGTCTGGATTGGGCCTGGGCAACAAAACTGGGCAGGGAAATGCGCCCGGCGGTTCT
This genomic window contains:
- a CDS encoding ABC transporter ATP-binding protein — translated: MLPIIKTHTLTRKFKENRAVDSLDLSIQPGELFGLVGPDGAGKTTTLRLLAGLLYVSEGSGTIAGFDLAAQPEAIKQRIGYMAQAFSLYGKLSVLENLLFFAEIYDVSPAAQKERAERLLAFAGLTEFKDRRAAHLSGGMQKKLALACTLIHEPPILLLDEPTTGVDPVSRREFWNILTELHLNRTTIIVSTPYMDEADRCSRVGLMYEGQLVICDTPANIRGQLQSDLIEIFPEDWHQAHRLALTLEGVIEAQTYGEALHLLVDDGPQRLIEIQEAFANQQLAYKTARIAPIRMEEAFISLIRQMEHR